The following is a genomic window from Vicia villosa cultivar HV-30 ecotype Madison, WI unplaced genomic scaffold, Vvil1.0 ctg.000742F_1_1, whole genome shotgun sequence.
ATTTCTCCATTGATCTCTCCCATAATGGAATTGATGTTGCTCTAGCTGCTGCCCACATAACTTGCTTTAGCTCCAATCCTGAATGCTTCTTTTTCCAATTTCCATAAAGATGTTTCACACAAAGTCTCTGCTCCACATGGGAACTTATTCCTTGTATAGCAGGAACCAAACCCTATTCAAACAGTTGCACAATATTAGAACAAGCCCAGAATTATTAAAGaacattaatattaaaaaactcataaaacagTTGCAGAATTTTACCTTCTGCTGGTCAAAAATAAACCCATAAGCTTTATCATTGAATTTACCTAAGTCTTCTAACAGTAGATGCAAGAACCATTCCCATGAATCTTTTGTTTCAGCTTCAACCACTGCATATGCAATTGGATATATTTGGTTATTCCCATATCTTCCTATTGCTGACATCAATTGCCCTCCATATTCCCCCTTCAAGAAACAAGCATCCAATCCAATGAGAGGTCTACAATTGTTTGCAAATCCTGATTTACATGCATTCAGacatatatatattctttcaaaTGCAGGACTTCCATTGTTATCTGCACACTTTATAACAATAGTGCTATTGGGATTGGACTTCAACAACTCCTCTGCATAACTTCTTAGGTGACTAAATTGGTCAAAGCCAGCACCTTGAATTAGATCTAATGCCCTTCTTTTTGCCCTATATGCTTGGTCTGCTGAAATCTTGCATCCCCATCTCTGAAGTGCTTCAGCCACAAGTCCAGCTGGCTTCATATATGGACTATGCCTTAGCACATGTGCAAACCTTATAGCAAGCCATTGTGTTTTTGCATTCCTATTGTCTGCAGTCCTATAACATGTATGCTCATTTATATAGCTCACAATTTGCCAAAATTGTTGGCCATTCCTCTTACTGAACCTCAGATAAAACTTACAACCAGCCATACACTTAACAACAATCCTCCTAGCATCATTCTTCCTAATGAACACATTCTTCTGGTTTTCCATTCCATACTCTTTGATTGCATCCCTTATTTGCTCTTTGTTTGTAAACATCATCCCTAATTTGAAATCACATCCTTCACCACTCTTGTAAGTTGGAAACTTTTCTGCATCTTCTTCATTATCACTGCCAGGGGGTGTATATAAAtgttcctcatctttttcatctaTAGCTTCATGTGGCAAGTTGACTCCACTACAAGTTTCACCTAATGTCTCAGGGGATAGCACTGATGTCCAATCCATCTCATCACACTCTTCACTATCCTCACAAAAGTTACTATCTTGGCTGAAGTCATCTTCACAACCAGGTTCATCCTCAGCTGCATCATTCACAACAGGTTCATCCTCAGTTGCATCATTCATAACAGGTTCATTCAAACCAGAATCACCCTTAGCTGACTCATTCACAACAGGTTCACCTTCACCTGACTCATTCAAAACAGGTTCATCCACATGTTCATTGACAACTGGTTCAGCATTAGGCACATTCACCTTATTAATTTCTACATCATCATCCATGACTTTGTCTACTTCACTTGGATCCACAAATTCAGGTGGGTCAGCCACTTTATGATCAACATAGACATCTACTTCCTCGTATCCTTCAACATCTTGCCCAAACTGTATCACATCCTTGTCATTGTTTAAAGGCCTAATACCACGAGCAAAGCTAAACTTGGGGTTCCTATACCAGATACTACTTATGTCTACATAACCTTCAGCTTTAATCAGTTCCACCAGATCCATGTATGACATATAGTCAACATCCCACTTCCATTCCATCTCAGTGATCTCACCACCAACATACAGTTTAACAGGTTCAGTTACAAATCTACCCCTATGGGGGAGTCTTAACCTAACTTTTGTATCCTGACTTGGCCTGAAATTTACAATATTATAATACGTTATTATTAAACTAACCCTAAGACAACAATCCAACAAAGAAACATGGTGGTCCACACACTGACATCGTTTACCACAAATGGTCCACAAAGAAACACAAAAATAATGGAGGTGGACCACAAACGACAACGACACAAAAGGCGTTCATTCCACAAACAGACAAGAAAACATACCTGAAACAACATTTCACTTGTGGGTTTGTCATCTTCTGGAGCGTTCTTCACGACCTTCGCTTGTTCTTCACTTCTCTTGCAATAACACTCTTACCAACCTTGGTTCCTGAAGATTGAGTAATTTAGGAATTAGGGTTCTGATAATTGAGTTTATAAAATGCAGCgaccaaataaataattaattttaaaaatgattttacaaaatgatttaattgttttcattgtttaaaaatgatttaGAAATAACATAATTTACAGAATCTGACGTGGAAGATAAAATACATTGCCATGTCATTAAATGAACAGCCATGTGGAGGGGGACTACGAAAATCCCAAGTTATGTaaagtttagggatttgaaaGCTGACTTTTAAAATGGGGGGGTTGAAACTTTAAGAAactcaaaatagggggaccaaaagtgcatttaagccaataATTTTTGTTGAATGGAAAGAGAGGGGAAGAAGTGGGGTTTGTAAAGAAAATTCCGATTTCTTATAATGTTACTAAAGCGGTGGATTTGGTGGCTATTAATTGCACACAGTCACATTGGCGAGGGGTAACCGATCAGAAATTAAAGGATCATTTATTGTTTGGGAGAGCCCCTCGCAAATTGCTTGTCTGGAAAACATCATCTGCACGCGCAGTCTGACCGCATTGCTGGATGGGACAATTGGAAATTTAATCCAGTCAGATTACGCGGGGGGAGCACCTCACAAAATTTTCTACCACCTGACCAACAAAAACCCTTTTTGGCGCCATTTTCTTTAGGCAGGGGTTTCCCTCGCAATTGCTTTTTTCCAAATTCAAATTTTCCCCTCTTTATTTTTTGCGAGGGGTCTCTCCACACAATAGTTTTTTTCTTAGTTTTTTCTTAATTATGCGTTGTGAGGGGCTTTGCCCCAAGCaatgttattttttttgtttgaaattttttctCTGGCTAAATCCCCTGGCAATATACAACTTTTCTTGTAGTGGTAGGTTTTTACTGAGATACACTTCCGTAATAGTTTATGGCAAAATGAGAGTGACTCACTTAAAAAATGTTGTGGTGTAGCTTTTTGGATGCATCCAAAAGTGAATCTTCATATTTGATAGACATTTATGATTTTTTAAGGAAGTGTGTGAACACCACTAAAGATGCATTGAGCCGTCATTTTTTTTTTCCTAGGTTTTTGTCAttgatttttgtttcaatttagatttgaaatttaaaaattaaaaattctctTATCTTGAGTTTGGAGGAGACCGTTAAAAAGTACATAATTAGAAGAATAAAACTCAGTTGACAATTTATGAGATTAGTTACTTGATCAATTAGTTTGATAGTTTATTAAATTCTAAATATGCTCTAATAAATagaattattttattcttttgtaGTTACTTGATTTCTTATGAATCTTATTCTCTTTCTTTTAAGCTCTCTtcactcattttcttcaaatcctccaaacattttatttttctattttgaaaATGCATTCTCAAAAACTTTGATACTTCTAatacttaatatatataaaaacactgGAAATAACGGGCCATAAAACTGTGAAAACATTTAAATTagatattaattaatcaataatcaCAAGCATAGCTGACACACACTCATAAGGTTAAAAGGAAAAGTTTTCAACATAATTATTGAACCTACATTAAGCATGAGACTGAACATTACTAATGTGTCTACTCATGTTAGCTTGACGAACGACCTTAACATAGTAAACTCCAAAAACTAAAACAACAACAAACGCAAAAGCAAAGATAATGCCACCAACAACACCAGCTCCAATTTGTTTCGCACCATTTTGTGACGctttgttttcatatttttgattGGCTTCTACAAGAGCTGCTGCCATAGGTAGTGGTGAACATTTGGATGTAATACAAGAGTTTTTGGTGTCTGGAGTACGTGCATTGGGGTGAAAGAAGAGATATGCTGATGGTGGAAAAGCTATAGGGCTTTCGTATACAAGTCCATGAGGTGATCTTTCTTGAGAGGTTGTTGTAGAGAGAAGTGTTAAGGAAATGAGAAAGAGGAAGGACAAGTTAAAGAGACTCATGTTTTGTTTTTTGGGTTTGTGTAAAAAGTTTGGAAGGAGAAAAATGTGTAGCTTTTGAGTGAGAAGTTGTAGGTGGCTCCTTAGCTTTTTATAATGTCTTCTTGGCTTAGGAAGTGGATGGTCCTTGCCTCCTTCTACATGAATTTATTGAGTCACACCATCTACATTGTTCAATTAAGGTTTAGGACCAATAAATTATTTTACATATTGCATAGGGAGTTTGGATCGCGAAGACTTGCTTTTTTTGGGGTTTCGAGTTCCATGGTGCTCGGGACTAAAAACAATTCCCAAACCTTCAAGGACTTTTCATTATAagtatattttaaatcaaattattttttacgctaaatttaataattaaaatatttaaaatttatttaataatagttATTGTTATCTACGCATAACTATTggagtgattttttttaatagttgaCGGGTCAGTGTagttgttgatgatatcataAATTCATAAATGATAATTTATACATTACATACATATTTCCTGTTTTTACGGCAGGCTCAATCAAATGAAATGAGCCAAATATATTGGCAAAATGATGCTTATGTTTCGTTTttctaaaaagaaaaagagagtgtATTTAATCATGGTTTATGCTCTTGAGTAAGCGTAGACTTGTGGATAAAATAATTGGATCATTATTTAACAGTCATCCACATTTAAAATGTTAGCcatgaaataaaatataaattccaTTTAGATTATAATATTTACTAAGGCATAAAAAATATGGCATATTTAGTTTTCAAGTTACATAACTTAATTTAGTGTTTCGCTTTAGTCTCCTAACTAAAAAAatgggtttttctaacctatgcaataTTACATAGGATAAGGGACAATTAATACAccactttttaaatataaattaccatattaattattatttatgttgatcCATTAATTGGGTGGGAgggagaaaatataaaagattattttcaaaagaaaaataattaatatgatacTTTATATGGAAAGAAATAATGTATTAATTGTCCTTATCCTATGCAaggttgcataggttagaaaaacccctaaaaaatattataagttagtctgttaatttcatttttattattatatttggtCCCTTCGGTTAAATTATGGCAAAAAATATTAAGTTATGGTGACGTGGATGGACAACAATGCTGAAGATTTGAAATGTGACTCAACATTTATACTATAAAGTATGATTTCCACTTATTCTCACATTAATGTTGGTCATCTTCTTAGAGCTTTATCTTCGTTTATCCTAATGTCAAAGAGTGCAAGTAATGATTCAATgtcaaacaacaaaaactatgGATCTGTAAGTCGAAGAAGCTTGAGGAGGGAGTGCTTTTGTGAAGATGAACGTGTTATTTGTACGGTCAATGATATGAATAATGTTAACCTTGAGAAAGAGTTTTAGGGTTGTAGGAATTACATAAAT
Proteins encoded in this region:
- the LOC131630829 gene encoding uncharacterized protein LOC131630829, yielding MSLFNLSFLFLISLTLLSTTTSQERSPHGLVYESPIAFPPSAYLFFHPNARTPDTKNSCITSKCSPLPMAAALVEANQKYENKASQNGAKQIGAGVVGGIIFAFAFVVVLVFGVYYVKVVRQANMSRHISNVQSHA